The Pyrus communis chromosome 2, drPyrComm1.1, whole genome shotgun sequence genome includes a window with the following:
- the LOC137725115 gene encoding heavy metal-associated isoprenylated plant protein 8-like: MTERNNNSGEEIVLKVLMHCEGCQSKVSKCLRSFEGVEEVVVDYPNHKVTVKGKKADPLRVLERVQNKFSRNAELISPMPKPENKQKKEPEKKEAAPPQVKVVVLKTLMHCEGCAIDIKKYLEKIKGVLSVEANMESSRVRVRGIVEAAKLVEYIKKEFGKHAEIVKQEQGEEKGQGKDKADNKGQGKDKANNNKQRPEGGGECVFQYPPQYSTQHIYPCQTFSDENPLACSTM; encoded by the exons ATGACAGAGAGAAATAACAATTCCGGTGAAGAAATTGTGTTGAAAGTATTAATGCATTGTGAAGGATGCCAAAGTAAGGTTTCCAAGTGTTTGAGAAGTTTTGAAG gtgttgaagaggttgtgGTTGATTACCCAAATCATAAAGTGACTGTGAAGGGGAAGAAAGCCGACCCTCTAAGGGTTTTGGAGAGAGTACAAAACAAGTTTAGTAGAAACGCTGAACTCATATCTCCAATGCCAAAACcagaaaacaaacagaaaaaggAGCCCGAAAAGAAAGAAGCG GCTCCGCCTCAGGTGAAAGTTGTGGTTCTCAAAACGTTAATGCATTGCGAAGGCTGTGCAATTGACATTAAGAAATACttggagaaaataaaag GTGTTCTAAGTGTAGAAGCAAATATGGAGAGCTCAAGGGTAAGAGTGAGGGGAATAGTTGAAGCAGCAAAGCTGGTGGAATACATAAAGAAGGAATTCGGAAAGCATGCTGAGATAGTGAAGCAAGAACAAGGTGAGGAGAAAGGGCAAGGAAAGGACAAGGCAGATAACAAGGGGCAAGGGAAGGACAAGGCTAATAATAACAAGCAGCGCccggaaggaggaggagaatgCGTATTCCAATATCCACCTCAGTATTCAACTCAGCACATTTACCCTTGTCAAACATTTAGCGATGAAAACCCTCTTGCCTGTTCCACAATGTAA
- the LOC137726982 gene encoding molybdopterin synthase sulfur carrier subunit encodes MDFKQEESKTVTMDSTSQGIEGSSVKIKVLFFARARGLTGLSDMPLEVSSGSTALDCLDKLIAMFPSLTEIRGCMVLALNEAYTADSAVVKDKDELAIIPPISGG; translated from the coding sequence ATGGATTTCAAACAAGAAGAGAGTAAGACGGTAACCATGGACTCTACCAGTCAGGGGATCGAGGGTTCATCTGTTAAGATAAAGGTGTTGTTCTTTGCCAGGGCTCGTGGTCTAACTGGCTTGAGTGATATGCCACTGGAGGTGTCCTCTGGTAGTACTGCCCTTGATTGTTTAGATAAGCTCATTGCCATGTTTCCAAGCTTGACAGAGATCCGAGGATGCATGGTGCTTGCTCTTAATGAGGCGTACACAGCTGATTCTGCAGTCGTTAAAGACAAGGATGAGTTGGCCATAATACCTCCGATAAGTGGTGGCTGA